The following coding sequences are from one Arachis hypogaea cultivar Tifrunner chromosome 7, arahy.Tifrunner.gnm2.J5K5, whole genome shotgun sequence window:
- the LOC140174321 gene encoding uncharacterized protein codes for MVDEYGQCSTDLKLVHDVRDVGIAQYLQVPNPPLQSTDVYRTFQGRITDLRQEPSYTSVRSDSISRFQELAKQFEEHFAASAIYLHDSDYLNTIKQGPQESLKDYITRFTKIAMQIPDLHPEVHLHAIKSGLRLGKFQETIAVAKPKTLAEFRENAKGQIDIEELRQARRAEKSAFMKDDDKPRENKKNFKPVPRYESYTQFNTKKDDIIKEILNSKLIKPPRKAGSYPEPKNVDKSKYCTFHQKHGHTTDECVIAKDLLECLARQGHLDKFIAGHMQKRQIPSSDQLAATSSSKEKDKAPAQPRGVINCISGGYAGGGETNSARKRTYRAMLAVEHSSGYSQPTPDVPEMTFGCSDFKSNHMNYDDPVVISIQLGDLIVRKVLLDPRSSADVLFFATFQKMKLSTHIMQAYSGDLVGFSGERVPALGSVWLQTTLGEQPLTKTQDIQYLVVDCFSPYNLILGRPFLNRFAAIVSTFHLCIKFPVQDNIVATIHGDLHEARQCYNTSLKPIKRSTQARVNSIQSGRPLLNELDPRADFEDHPTPNEDLEKVILKEDPTKFTFIGTSITREEKQNLINCLRQNADLFAWTSGDMLGIDPAVITHKLQINPTARPISQKKRNFGTEKRSASVAEVKKLIDAEFIRELCFTTWLANIVMVKKQNGKWRMCVDFTDLNKACPKDAYPLPNIDTLVDNSCGYGTLSFMDAYSGYNQILMHPSDQEKTAFITEYGNYCYNVMPFGLKNAGATYQRLMNKVFEEQIGRNIEVYVDDMVVKTKIGYPHIQDLEEIFAQVRKYNMRLNPEKCAFGVQGGKFLGFILTSREEDKQQRPVYFVSKSLQNAELRYPRLEKLALALPRGTIKPQWLADFVAELTSSHPEQVNQTWTLFVDGASNPQGSGAGILLENSDGIVLEHSLRFSFKASNNQAEYEALIAGLRDEADLILSEAHEGICGIHTRARSLAQKILRAGFYWPTLWEDSSKKVKPCDKCQKHAPIINLPAEELHHSVVSWPFNRWGIDILDPFPTASGQVKYLVVAIDYFSKWIEAQPLAKITSSQMVNFVWKYIICRFGIPQHVITDNGRQFTDHNFKEFLQNLKIRQHFSSVEHPQSNGLAEAANKVLLQALRKKLDNAKGAWAELIPEVLWAYNTTTHSTTKETPFRLVYGSEAMIPIEVSQSSLRTQAINHDQARWPSLT; via the exons atggttGATGAGTATGGGCAATGCTCTACTGATTTGAAACTAGTTCATGATGTGCGTGATGTTGGTATAGCTCAATACTTGCAG gtacccaaCCCCCCGCTCCAATCAACCGACGTATACCGCACTTTCCAGGGAAGGATCACCGACCTTCGTCAAGAACCGAGTTATACCTCCGTTCGCTCAG ATTCCATTTCCCGCTTTCAGGAGCTAGCAAAACAGTTTGAAGAACATTTTGCAGCGTCAGCAATTTACCTGCACGATTCCGACTATCTGAATACAATCAAACAGGGTCCGCAAGAGAGTCTGAAGGATTATATTACCCGTTTCACGAAAATCGCCATGCAAATTCCTGATCTACATCCAGAGGTCCACTTGCATGCAATTAAAAGCGGCCTCCGACTTGGTAAATTCCAGGAAACTATTGCAGTAGCCAAGCCAAAGACTCTGGCCGAGTTTAGGGAGAATGCCAAGGGGCAAATAGACATCGAAGAGCTTCGACAAGCCCGACGAGCAGAAAAGTCCGCATTCATGAAAGACGATGACAAACCTCGGGAGAACAAGAAAAATTTCAAGCCTGTGCCACGTTACGAGTCTTACACTCAGTTCAATACAAAAAAGGACGACATTATCAAAGAAATATTAAACTCCAAGCTCATCAAGCCACCCCGTAAGGCCGGCAGCTACCCGGAGCCAAAGAACGTAGATAAATCGAAGTACTGCACCTTTCACCAAAAGCATGGTCATACCACAGATGAATGCGTGATTGCCAAGGATCTATTAGAGTGCTTAGCGCGGCAAGGACACCTTGATAAATTCATTGCAGGACACATGCAGAAACGTCAAATTCCAAGCTCCGACCAACTTGCAGCAACTTCATCATCCAAAGAAAAGGACAAAGCTCCGGCTCAGCCCAGAGGAGTGATTAACTGTATTTCAGGAGGATATGCCGGTGGAGGAGAAACAAACTCGGCAAGAAAACGCACATACCGGGCTATGTTGGCGGTTGAACACTCTTCTGGCTATTCTCAACCAACCCCAGACGTTCCTGAGATGACTTTTGGCTGCTCTGATTTTAAATCCAACCACATGAACTATGACGATCCCGTGGTAATCTCAATTCAGTTGGGGGACCTTATTGTCCGGAAGGTGCTGCTTGATCCTAGGAGCAGCGCCGATGTACTATTCTTCGCCACATTCCAGAAAATGAAGCTCAGCACCCATATCATGCAAGCTTACTCGGGAGATCTAGTCGGATTTTCAGGAGAACGAGTCCCTGCGCTCGGatctgtgtggttacaaaccacactcggtGAGCAACCCCTAACTAAGACACAGGATATACAATATCTCGTGGtcgattgctttagcccttataaTCTCATATTAGGAAGACCCTTTTTAAATAGATTTGCTGCTATTGTTTCCACTTTTCATCTTTGTATCAAGTTTCCTGTGCAGGATAATATAGTTGCCACCATACATGGTGACCTACATGAAGCACGACAATGCTACAATACCAGCCTCAAGCCGATTAAAAGAAGCACTCAGGCACGTGTTAATTCCATACAATCTGGAAGACCATTGCTAAACGAGCTCGACCCTAGGGCCGACTTCGAAGATCACCCTACGCCAAACGAAGATCTGGAAAAGGTCATCCTCAAGGAGGATCCTACCAAATTCACATTCATCGGAACATCTATCACCAGAGAGGAAAAGCAAAACCTGATCAACTGCTTACGCCAGAACGCTGACCTATTTGCTTGGACTTCAGGAGATATGCTGGGGATAGACCCAGCAGTGATCACACATAAATTACAAATCAATCCAACAGCTCGGCCGATCTCCCAAAAGAAAAGGAACTTCGGGACCGAGAAACGATCAGCGTCCGTAGCCGAGGTCAAGAAGCTCATTGACGCCGAGTTTATCAGAGAACTCTGCTTCACAACATGGTTGGCCAACATCGTCATGGTAAAAAAGCAAaacggtaaatggcgcatgtgcgtcgactttactgATTTAAATAAGGCCTGCCCCAAAGATGCTTATCCTTTGCCAAATATTGACACCCTGGTTGACAATTCCTGTGGCTATGGTACCTTgagtttcatggatgcatactctggttaCAACCAGATCCTTATGCACCCatcagaccaagaaaaaacagccTTTATAACTGAATATGGTAACTATTGTTATAATGTtatgccttttggattaaagaatgcaggtgcaacttACCAGCGACTCATGAACAAGGTCTTTGAGGAACAAATCGGCCGAAACATCGAGGTATATGTAGATGACATGGTCGTCAAAACAAAGATCGGCTACCCTCACATACAAGACCTCGAGGAGATATTTGCACAAGTCAGAAAATATAACATGAGGCTGAACCCCGAGAAGTGTGCTTTCGGCGTCCAAGGAGGCAAATTCCTCGGCTTTATCCTAACAAGCCGAG AGGAAGATAAGCAACAGCGACCAGTCTATTTTGTAAGCAAGTCATTACAGAATGCAGAACTTCGTTATCCGAGACTCGAGAAGCTCGCCCTAGCCCTG CCACGAGGCACTATCAAACCACAATGGTTAGCCGATTTTGTTGCAGAATTAACAAGCTCACACCCAGAACAGGTAAACCAGACATGGACCTTGTTTGTTGATGGTGCCTCAAACCCTCAAGGGTCTGGAGCCGGCATACTACTGGAAAATTCAGACGGCATAGTCCTGGAACACTCTCTCCGCTTCTCCTTCAAAGCTAGCAATAACCAAGCGGAATACGAGGCCCTCATTGCTGGGCTCAG GGATGAAGCCGACCTTATTTTATCTGAAGCCCATGAAGGCATATGCGGAATACACACCAGAGCTCGAAGCTTAGCACAAAAGATTTTACGAGCCGGATTTTACTGGCCCACATTGTGGGAAGACAGCAGCAAAAAAGTCAAGCCTTGTGACAAATGCCAGAAGCACGCACCGATCATTAACCTACCTGCCGAGGAACTTCATCATTCCGTGGTAAGCTGGCCCTTCAATAGATGGGGCATTGACATCCTCGACCCTTTCCCCACGGCCTCGGGACAGGTAAAATACCTGGTAGTCGCCATCGATTACTTTTCTAAGTGGATCGAGGCACAACCTTTAGCAAAAATAACATCATCACAAATGGTAAATTTCGTTTGGAAGTATATTATCTGTAGATTCGGCATACCACAGCACGTTATTACTGATAATGGTCGACAATTTACCGATCACAATTTCAAAGAATTTTTGCAGAATCTAAAGATCAGGCAACACTTCTCATCTGTAGAGCACCCACAATCAAACGGGTTGGCAGAGGCAGCGAACAAGGTCCTCTTACAAGCTTTAAGGAAAAAGCTCGATAACGCGAAAGGGGCGTGGGCCGAGCTCATTCCAGAGGTGCTATGGGCATATAACACTACAACACACTCAACAACTAAGGAAACTCCATTTCGTCTAGTATATGGCTCGGAGGCGATGATACCCATCGAAGTCTCACAAAGCTCGCTAAGAACGCAAGCTATAAATCATGACCAAGCTCGGTGGCCGAGCTTGACCTAG
- the LOC112702789 gene encoding zinc transporter 6, chloroplastic, with product MSAQPCATDILSRATACRDGSAAAHLKFLSIFVIFFTSMLGMSSPVLLARLFQGKSLYDRAVALIKCFAAGVILSTSLVHVLPDAYSSLADCRVATRHPWRDFPFSGLVTLIGALLALAVDLVASSHVEHAQYAPVKTNEKESSSAESRIELGGGGGCHGGDSTGAVAAEGSAVTDEEMLLRLKQKMVSQVLEIGIIFHSVIIGVTMGMSQNVCTIRPLVAALAFHQIFEGMGLGGCVAQAGFSFGTMVYMCFMFSVTTPMGIVLGMAIFSLTGYDDSNPNALIMEGLLGSISSGVLIYMALVDLIAVDFFHNKLMNSNPKLKKASFLALTLGSAAMSILALWA from the exons ATGTCGGCACAACCGTGCGCGACAGATATCCTCTCCCGCGCCACCGCATGCCGAGACGGATCCGCGGCGGCGCACCTcaagttcctctccatcttcgTCATCTTCTTCACCAGCATGCTCGGCATGTCCTCTCCCGTCCTCCTCGCCCGTCTCTTCCAAGGAAAGTCGCTCTACGACCGCGCTGTCGCTCTCATCAAGTGCTTCGCCGCCGGCGTCATTCTCTCCACCTCACTCGTTCACGTCCTCCCTGACGCCTACTCATCACTCGCCGACTGCCGCGTCGCCACGCGCCATCCCTGGCGCGACTTCCCGTTCTCCGGCCTCGTCACACTAATCGGCGCACTCCTTGCCCTCGCCGTCGACCTCGTGGCAAGCTCTCACGTCGAGCACGCGCAGTACGCGCCGGTGAAGACGAACGAGAAGGAGTCATCGTCCGCGGAATCGAGAATCGAACTCGGCGGCGGCGGAGGATGTCACGGCGGCGATAGCACCGGAGCGGTGGCGGCGGAAGGATCCGCGGTGACGGATGAGGAAATGTTGTTGAGATTGAAGCAGAAAATGGTTTCTCAGGTATTGGAGATTGGGATAATATTCCATTCGGTGATAATTGGGGTTACGATGGGAATGTCTCAGAACGTTTGCACTATAAGGCCTCTCGTTGCTGCTTTGGCTTTTCATCAGATTTTTGAAGGGATGGGTCTTGGTGGCTGCGTTGCTCAG GCTGGATTTAGCTTTGGAACAATGGTATATATGTGCTTCATGTTCTCAGTGACAACACCAATGGGTATAGTTTTGGGGATGGCAATATTTTCACTCACAGGGTATGATGATAGTAACCCAAATGCATTAATCATGGAAGGTTTATTAGGTTCTATATCCTCAGGAGTACTAATTTACATGGCGCTTGTTGACCTCATTGCCGTTGATTTCTTTCATAACAAGCTTATGAACTCTAATCCAAAGTTGAAAAAGGCATCTTTTCTTGCCTTAACTCTGGGTTCTGCTGCAATGTCTATTCTTGCCCTCTGGGCTTGA